The following nucleotide sequence is from Kiritimatiella glycovorans.
GTCACTGTGCACCGCGACCATGCTGCGCATGCGGCAGCGATTCAACCGCCTCTACGGGCCGGCGCGCGCCGACCACTGTCTGGAGCGTATCGCGGCGATGGTCGGGCGTTACGGCGTGGGCTACGGCATCCCCCCGGCCTCCCGGGAGCGCTGGAGCGAACGCACGAGCGTGCTGATCACGTACGCCGACACGGTGCGGCGCGCCGACGAAGCCCCGCTGAAAACGCTGAAGCACTTTCTCGACCGCCACCTGCGGGAAGCGATCGACACCGTACACGTCCTCCCGTTCTTTCCCTATTCCTCCGACGACGGCTTTTCGATCACCGATTACCGCGCGGTCCACCGCGATCACGGGGACTGGGGAGACCTCCGCGCCCTGGGCCGCGACTACGGACTGATGTTCGATCTGGTGCTCAACCACGTATCACGGAAGAGCGAGTGGTTCCGCGACTACCGCAACGGGGTGGCGCCCCTTCGCGAGTTCTTCATCGAGAGCGATCCGGACGCCGACCTGAGCGCCGTGGTCCGCCCGCGCAGCAAGCCCCTGCTGCACCCGGTAAAGACCGTGGACGGAGAAAAGCATGTCTGGACCACCTTCAGCGAAGACCAGATCGACCTCGACTTCTCCAACCCCGACGTCCTGTTCGAATTCCTCGACCTCGTGCTCTTCTACCTCTCGCAGGGCGCGCGCATCCTGCGCCTGGACGCGATCGCCTACCTCTGGAAAGTGCCCGGCACGCCCTGCATCCATCTCCCGCAGACGCACGCGACCGTCAAACTGATCCGGGACCTGCTCGACATGGTCGCACCGGAAGCGCTGATCCTCACGGAGACGAACGTCCCGCACGAGGAGAACCTCTCGTATTTCGGGGACGGCGACGAGGCGCACATGGTCTACCAGTTCAGCCTCCCGCCGCTCCTGCTCCACGCCCTCCGCCGCGAGACGGGGAAACACCTCACCGCCTGGGCGGCGGGTCTGCCCGAGCTGCCGGAGGGACAGACGTTCTTCAATTTCACGGCGTCGCACGACGGAATCGGCCTCCGCCCGCTGCAGGGGCTGCTCGACGACGCCGAACTCGCGTTGCTGGTCGACGACATCCGCCGGCTGGGCGGCCACGTATCCACCCGCCGACGGGAGGACGGTACGGACAGCCCCTACGAACTGAACATCGCGCTCTACGACGCGCTCGGCGACCCGGACCGGCCCGACGAAGAGGCCCAGATCCGGGCCTTTCTCTGTGCGCAGACCCTCCCGCTCGCCCTGCGCGGCGTGCCGGCCCTCTATTTCCACAGCTTCACCGCCACCCGCAACTATACCGAAGGCGTCGAAGCCACCGGGCGCGCGCGCACCATCAACCGCTATCGCTGGGACGAGGACGATCTCACCGAACGGCTTGCCGACCCGCGTTCACGCACCACGCGCGTGCTCGATGAACTGCGCCGTCGCCTCAAGCTGCGCGCCCGCCAGCCCGCCTTCCACCCCGACTCGCCGCAGCGCGTCGTGGATCTGGGCCCCGAATGCTTCGCACTCGTGCGCGGTCCCTTCGGGAAGGGCCCGCCCGTCGCCGCCCTGTCCAACCTCACCGCCCGGACGATTACCGTGCGGCTCGATCCCGCCGTCCCGGAACTCAACGGCCCCCGGCCCTGCGTCGATCTGCTCAGCGGAACCCGCTTCAGCGGCAGTGCCAAAGAAATCGAACTCGCCCCGCGCCAGACCGTCTGGCTCGCCCGCAGGTAACCCCGACGCAAAAAGCGGGAGCCGGCGTTCCAGCCGCTCTGCCGGGGACAACATGCCCCCCGTCACTCCGGTTCGATCTGCTCGATTCCGGCGGTTTCCTTCATCATTTCCTCGATCGTCTGCGGCCCCGTCGCGGGAGCGGATCCCGGGGCTTCGCGTGCGCGGAAAAAGAGGTTGCGCGTATCGGTCACGTGCGCGGGCACCCGGGCGGACAGATCACCCGGATGGACGCGAAACCGCACGCGGCGTGTGGCGAGCCCTTCTGCGGCGACCGTCAGCACGGCTTCGGCATCTTCCCCGCCGTCGTGGACCCGGCTGCGGAGGATGACCTGTGCACAGCCGTGAAAGGCGCGGCAACGCGGAATCTGGTCGGAGGCGTGGCGTGTCGGGTCGCCGTTGCCGACGCCGATCAGCTCGATCGGTCCCGAGGTCTCGAAAAACAACTCGTGATCGGCTCGCGGCACCACCGTTCCGGCCTCATCGAAAATCCGCAGCTCGACGACCACGGCATCCCGGCCATCGCCCGCAAGATTGAGTTTTGAAGCGCGCGCATTGATCTTTGTCGCCTCCCCCGCCGTCGATACGCGCTCGCGCCGCACTTCTTCTCCATCCCGGTACCCGACCGCCTCCAGCACGCCGGGGGCGTAGGCGACCTCCCATTCGGGATAACCGTACCGCGGCACAGCTCTCCGGCCGCAGGACTCGCCGTTGACGAAAAGTTCGACCTCTTCGGAATTCGAGTAGGCGCAAACGCGAATCGGCTCCCCTTCGCGGCCCGGCCACGTCCAGTGCGGCAGCAGATGCAGCACGGGTTCGTCATCCCACCAGGCTTTATACAGGTAAAAGGCGTCCTTGGGGAATCCGCACAGATCCATCACGCCGAACGAAGAGCTGACATTCGGCCAGCCGAACGGGGTCGGTTCGCCCCGGTAATCGAGTCCGGTCCAGATGAACGTACCGCCGGCAAACGGATGGCTCATGGCAAACTCGATCACGCGCTGCGAGGAGTCGCCCCAGGCCACCCCCTTGCGGTCGTACGAGGCCAGAAGCCCGCGCTCGCGGTCGTCGGCATAGACGCCGCGCGTCGCTACGGCGCTGCCGCTCTCCGCGGAAAGCACCGGTTGCCCGTCACGTTCGTACGCGGCCATCTGATCGAAGAAATAGTTGAATCCGGCGATATCCACGAGCCGGAACGACGGCCAGTCGAACCCGCCGTTGTTGCGCGCTACGATCACCGGCCTATACGGATCGTGGCGGTCGATCTCGAACATCAGCTCCTTCAGAATCCGCTGCGGAAAGAGGTCCGTTCCGAAAGGCCGGTTTTCCTCGTTGCCGACGCACCAGAGCAGGACGCTCGGGTGATTGCGCAGGGTGCGGACCAGCACGGCCAGATCGTGGCGATACTGCGAAGCCGAGCTGAGAATGCGGTTTTCCGCGTACAGGAACATCCCCATCTCGTCGGCCAGTTCGGCGACATCCGGCGGCGGGTAGTGATGGATTCGCACGGCGTTACAGCCCATCGACTGCAGCCGTTCGAGCCGATAGCGCCACACTGCGCGGTCGACGGCGATTCCGATCCCGGCGTGATCCTGGTGCAGGCAGGCGCCTTTGAGTTTGACCGGGCGGCCGTTGAGAAAACACCCGCGCTCGGCGTCGAACCGGATATCGCGCACCCCGAATCGTGTACGCACCTTATCCAGCACACGCCCCTTCGCATCGTGGATCGAGGTGATCAGCGTATAGCGCCGCGGGTCGCGCAGATCCCAGAGCACCGGAGCATGTAATTCCGTTTTCGCGACTTTCTCCGCGTCTCCCCCCGCCGGCACCACAACGGCGCCCTCCACGATTCCGGCTTCGGCACCGGCGGGATCGAGAATGCGCCAGCGCACGGCGACCTCCGCGTCCTCATGCCGCCGGCTGGCGACTTCGGTGCGGAGGTCCAGGGCCCAGGTATCGTCTTCCTCAGGCGTCGCATGGACGAAAATCCCGCCCATCGGGATGTGGACCGGATCGGTTTCGATCAGGTGCACGTCGCGGTAGATTCCGCCGCCCTCGTACCACCATCCCTCGTTTACCGACGCATCAGCGCGCACGAGCACGGCATTGGTCCCGCCGAAGAAGACGAAATCGCTGATGTCGACCTCGAAGGGCGTGTAGCCGCTGAATTCCTCATGCACGCGAAAGCCGTTGACGAAGATCTGGGCGTTGCGGTAGACGCCGTCGAAGCGAAGTGCGATCCGGCGTCCTTCAGCCTCCGCCGGAAGAACCCACGTCCGGCGGTAATAGCCCACTCCGTAAGGGAGCCCGCCGCGGACGAAATTGTGTTCGGCTCCGATCCTGCCCTCCACGACGAAATCGTGCGGGAGGTCCAGTGCGCGCCAGTCCGAATCGTCGTAGCCGACATCCGCGGAGGTCCCCTTGAACCGGCGGGCTTTGACGTAACGGCTGAGCACATCCGTTTCCGGACCCTCGCCGTAGGTGAACGTCCATCCGCGATTCAGGAGGCGTTCCCGGCGGGGCGCTGACCCCGAAACATCGGGCGACGGCTTCGGTACGGGCGTGCACCCCATGACCGGCACCGACTCGCCCTGTTCCGGATCGAAGGCGGGATCGGGCGTCGGCATCTGTGCGCCGACCTCTTCACGCCACGCCGCGAGGCGGCGATGGAGCGCTTCGGCCTTCTCCGCGTGCGAGCGCGCCAGGTTGTGTTCCTCGCCCGGATCGTTCTCGAGGTCGTAGAGCTCGAGCGCGTTGTCCTCCAGATACTCAATCAGCTTCCACCGCCCGCGAAGAATGACGCTGTAGGGGGGGCTGTAGGGGTGATAGTGCGGGAAGTGCCAGTGCAGGGATTCACGTGCAAGCCCGCCGGTCCCGCGCAGGAGGGGGGTCAGATCCAAGCCGTCGATTTCATGGCCCTTCGCATCCTCCAGACCCGCCAGGCCGAGCAGGGTCGGATAGAGATCGTGGGTAATGACGGGTTCGTCGCAGACGGTCCCGGGACGAACCGTCCCCGGCGCGCGAAATATGAGCGGGATGCGCAGGCCGCCCTCGTAGGCGGTCGCCTTGCCGGCGCGCAACGGGGCGTTGCTCGTGGCGAGATGCAGACCGCCGTTGTCGGAGGTGAAGACGACCACGGTTTTTTCCGCGAGGCCCAGCTCACCGAGCTTCGCCAGCACGCGCGCAAGACTTTCGTCCACGCTCTCGATCATCGCGGCATAACGGGCGGTCCGGTCGCCCGCGCGCTGATCGAGACGCGGCTTGGCGTAGTACTTCCTCTCCAGTTCCGGTTTACCCTGCAGGGGAGCATGGACGGCGAAATGCGACAGATGGAGGAAGAACGGCTCCTGCGCGTGAGCGTCCATGAACGCCAGGGCCTCGTCGGTGAGGCGATCGGTCAGGTATTCACCCGCCGGCCCGTCGGGCAGCATCGGATTCCGGTAAGGCGAGAAATACGTGTAGGGACGTCCGCCGCCGCCCGGCTCCCAGTACCCGCCGACGTTGACCTCGAACCCATGGTGATCGGCGGTCCGCGCAGCGCCGTCGCCGAGGTGCCACTTGCCGATGTGGCCGGTCGCGTAGCCGTGCGCATGAAAGACCTCGGCCAGGGTGGTTTCGTCGAGCTTGAGAAAAGGCGTCCAATCGGGTTCGCGGAGCGGAAGCGCGCGCCCGGCATTCCAGCCGGGAATCCAGTTGGTGAGGTGGAGGCGCGCAGGGTTCCGGCCCGTCATCAGCGCTGCACGGGTGGGACTGCACATCGCCGCCGCCGCATAGGCGCGGGTAAACCGCACCCCCTCTTCCGCGAGGCGGTCAATGGTCGGGGTCTCGTAATAGCGGCTCCCGTACGCACCGGTATCCCTCCATCCGAGATCGTCGACGACAAACAGGACCATGTTCGGCCGCTCCGGCCTGGGCGCGGCATGACACTGAAGTGCAAGCCAGGCGCCGGCTAGGGTAGCGATCATGCGTCTGTTCATAGATGCCCTCCGTTTCATGTAAGCTGATGAAGCCTCTGTACCACTGAGATCCGAATTTCGCAGGAGGCATTTGTCAGCACAAGCCAATCCGTATAGGCTGAGTGTTTTAATTGTGATTTGACTGGAGTCATCATGAAGCAGGATCAGAACCGTTGCGACAGCCTGGAGTACCATTCCGAACCGCGGCCCGGGAAGCTCGAGGTACGTTCGACCAAACCGTGCGCGACCCAGCGGGACCTCTCGCTCGCGTACAGCCCCCATGTGGCGTGGCCCTGCCGCGAGATCGAGGCCGACCCCGAAGCCGTCTACCGCTATACCGGCAAGGCGAATACGGTGGCCGTGGTCAGCGACGGCACGGCCGTCCTCGGCCTCGGCCGCATCGGCCCGCATGCGGGTCTGCCCGTCATGGAGGGCAAGGCCGTCCTCTTCAAGCGGTTCGCCGATATCGACGCGCTGCCGATCTGTCTCTCGGGCGTGCACCGCGGCGACCGCACCGATCCCGACCGGCTGATTGAGACGGTCGAACGGCTGGAGCCGACCTTCGGCGGGATCAACCTCGAGGACATCGGCGCGCCGGCCTGCTTCGAGGTCGAACGGCAGCTCAAAAAGACGATGCCGATCCCCGTTTTCCACGACGACCAGCACGGCACGGCGATCATCTGCATGGCGGGCATCTTTAACAGCCTAGAACTCACGGGCCGCAGAATCGAGGAGACTCGCTTCGTCGTGAACGGCGCGGGCGCCGCGGGCGTGGCCTGCATCGATCTCTGCATTTCCGCGGGCGCGCGCCGCGAAAACGTCGTCCTCTGCGACTCGAAGGGTGTGATCTACCGGGGACGCGAAGAAGGAATGACGCCGGAGAAGGAACGGCTGGCGGCGGAAACGGACGCGCGCACGCTGGCGGATGCGTTGAAGGACGCCGACATTTTCATGGGCCTCTCCGTCGCGGACTGCGTCGACCGGGACATGATCCGGTCGATGAACGACGAGCCGATCGTCTTCGCGATGGCCAACCCGGACCCCGAGATCACGCCGGACGCGGCCTGGGAGGCCGGGGCCGCGGTGGTCGGCACCGGGCGCTCGGACTACCCGAACCAGGTGAACAACGTACTGGGCTTCCCGGGCATCTTCCGCGGCGCACTCGACGTCCGCGCCTCGGCGATCAATGAGGAGATGAAGAGGGCGGCGGCCCGCGCCCTCGCGGATCTGGCCCGCGCGGAAGTCCCCGGAGACGTCCGCGAAGAACTCGCGGCCGTCTACCCGGAAGACGCGGCCGCCGGTATGTTCGACGGCGACGCGCCGCTCGGCAGCCGCTACGTGATCCCCAAACCCTTCGATCCGCGCGTCGTGCCCGCCGTCGCACGCGGCGTCGCCGAAGCCGCCGTCCGCAGCGGCGTCGCACGCCTCCCCGCGCTCGACTGGGACGCCTACGAGCGCGAAGTCACCGCCCGGCTTGCGGGCAGGGGATAAAGAAGACACCGGGACCCGGCGGGGTATAAGCACGGATCATTCGGATGGCGCGGACACCCGTTTCCGCGCCTTTCCGGGTGTTCCGCAGTTTCCGCGGAGCGGGACCGCGGCCCCTTCCACGAACCGCCGACCTCCGGAACTCAGCGATCGAGTTCCGGCTCCTCCCTGAACACGGCGATCTCGGAAAACCCGCTGTTCTGCGTGCGCGGGCCGACGCGGGTAATGATCACCTCCATCCACGTGATCGTCTTTTCGGGGAAGTTGAGCTTGTACGGCGCGGAGGCGTCGTTGGGCAGTTCCTCAACCAGCTTGCTCGACCCGTCGCTGAAATTGATCCACGCATTTTTGACATGGTCCGCGACGTTCGGCCGGTCGAAGAGCCAGACGTTTTCGACGACCACGGGGTCCTCCCAGATCAGCACCACCTTTTCGCCCGTTGTCCCGTGCTTGCTCGCCCATTCCGCTTCGCGGTTCTGCGGCCAGCCTTCGGCAACCCCGTCAACCAGCGCTTCAGGGGCATGGCCCGCAGCAAGGGATGAAACCTTCACACGCGCCCGCTGCGCCAGGTTACCCTCGCTCTGCAGCATGCGGATCGGAGCCATATCGGTGAACGCCGTGCGGCGCAGCCGCGTGCACCCGAAGGGCACTAGATCGACTGTTTCGATGCGTTCGGTCTCGCGGTTGAGCAGTTTCCCCCGGAGGGCGACGGAGGCTGTCTTCCAGGGATTGGCCTCGCCGGTCACGGCGCGGGGTGCAAACGTGAATCCGCCGCATCCCTCATCGACGGCGTAATTCCAGTGCCCCCCCTCGGCGGGGTGCACGTCGTAGTCGGCGAATCCTTCGACGTCGTACTGTTTGGTCACGACCCTATCCCCGACGGGAATCTCGAGCGCGTAGACCAGCGGGCCGCGGCGCCAGTAGATCTCGCCGTTGGGCATGGTGTGACGCTCCACGTCCGGATGGAATCGGAGCGCGACGCGGTCGCCCGCTTTCCACGTCCGCGTCAGGGCGAGATACCCGTGTTCGCGTGCGATGCGCGTGCCCTGCGGCGCGTCGACTTCGGTGTCCTTCGACCAGCCGGGATCGCGAAAACGAAGTGTGAGTTCCGCGGCGCGTTTGGGCGTGATCGTGAAGCGCACGGTGTCTTCGAACGGGTAACCCGTCTCCTGACGGATCGTCACCGGCACTCCGTCGACGTCCGTAGTCAGAATCGACGGGCCATAGGCAATCGCGACGGGCCCGCCGTCGTTTGCGTCCTTCATCCAGAGCCGGTCGACATAGTACGCAAAGAATTTGGTCGCGTTCGGCACGCAGCAGACCGCCACGTCCTCGTGCGTCGGTGAGAATTTGAAACGTCCGCCGTGACCGCGCCCGGCCGTAGCCTCGTGCTGGTTGTCCGTAGACAGGTACTGAATGGCGCTTCCGTCCGGGAGCCGCGCACCCTCGGCGGCGTTGAACGCGAGGGTCTCGATGCGGTCGCCGTATTCCGCGATGCCCGTTTTCTGGATCATCGACTGCAAACTGCCGAGCAGTTCCTGCATCGTGCAGTACTCGCAGCCGATGTAGGGGCTGGCCATGCGCTGCAGGATGTCTTCGTCGCCGATGCACGCGCCGGCGGCGGTGATGTGGCGGTCTGTTTTGGGCATATAGTTCTCGACGGCGACACGGTACCGCTCATCGCCGGTCGCGTAATAAAGAAAGAACGGCACGCGGATGTGCTCCATCACATGGGCACCGTGCCCGTTAAAGAGCTGATCCATGTCGGCGAGGTTGCGGAGCAGAACGTCGTATTCAAACACATCCTCGCGTTCGTTGTAGCTATCGTAGAGGAACTGAGCGAACTTGACGTACGCGCGATCGCCGGTATGGCGATAGAGTTCCTCGCAGAGATCCACGAACATCAGGCTGTGGGCGTGGCCCCCGCGCCCGATCGCTTTGTTCCACAACGGGCGGTCGGGACCGTACTGCACCATCGAAAGGCGCACCGCCCTCTCGACCGCCCGGAAGACGTCCTCGCGTCCCGTCAGCTCATGATAGGCCAGCAGACCGCGGAGCAGACAGGTCTGCGCCCAGAGCTCGCCGTAGTGCCCGCGGATCGGCGAAGGATACCGCTGATGTGGCGGATAACAGCAGAGATACCCGTCCTCCTCCTGCATGGCGAGGATCGATTCGACATAGCGCTCCGCGCGGGCCATGGCCTCCGGATTCTCCGAGAGCCACGCCATGCGGATGAAGCCCTCCAGCCAGTTGCCCGTCGTCTCCGCATTCCACCACGGGGCACCGATTTTCGGCTTATCCAGTGAATCGCGTGCATCGCTGTCGAAGGTCTCCAGCTCGAAGCGATCGGTCAGGGCATCCATATGTCCGGCGAACCCGGATTCCACATCGCGCACGATCTGGGCTTTTAACCAGCCGGAGGGCCTCACCGACCCCGCCGGAAGGCGTTCAAAGGCGGCCTCCTGCGCGCGAGCCGGTGTTCCGGGCGCAAGGACGGCGAGGATGAAAGCGAAGGACAGAAGGCCTGAAATGCGCATGATCTCTCCCTGGTCAATGGCTGCGTCAACTCAACGACATGCAGGGAGACTGAATCAGTCGCGCCCCGGACTCAACGGAATCCCGCCCCAATTTCCCCGCGAGGTTCACATATCCGGAATCATGAAGGGGCGGGGCGTCGCTTTTCGGACGGCTGGGCGGACGGCTCGGAGAGCCGTCCCTACCTTCCTTCACGTGTGAGCCTGTCCTGCGTTCCCGGGTAGGGCGCGATCTCCGAGCGCGCCGCTCTCCCTCTGTCCCGCCTGACTCAATCGGAGGGCCGGCCGGCGGCGCCAACCGTATCGGTCGGGCCGGTATAGCCCGGGCCGCTCCCGGCGAGAAATCCGTCGCTGCGTCCGCCGTCATCCGGACTGACCCAGAAGGCGTAGAGCGCGCCGTCCGTCACGGTGAACCGGAAGCGCACGGCCTGGCCCCGCAGGGCGCGAAAATCTTCCGCTCCGGCCCACGTCATTTCGCGCAGGGTCTCATCTCCCCGGAACGCCTCACTATTTGCAAGCGTAAACGGCGGGATGGGCTCTCCGCCGGCGTCCAGGATTTCGGCGCGCACATCACCCTCCGGCACGTCGGCGTTCACGAACAGACGGCATCCCTCATCGAACCGCACCGGTCGCGTGGTCAGGGTGGCCGGGACCTCCCCGGCGTCCATCGAGACAAACCCGTCGCGGCGCAGCTTCGCGATCCCCATCGCCCCGTTATCGTACATGCCGCCCTCCCCGGCGCGATCCTCGTTGCCCGCGAACCCGGTGTAGTAGAACCAGAGTTCATCGCCGCGCACCACGCAGATATTCCCGAGCGACTGGACATACCCTCGATCCCAGTTTCCCGCCTCGCGTTCGGCCCTGATGGCGGTCGTACGGTCGGGCCGGTGCCAATGAAATCCATCGCGGCTGTAGGCGAAGTTCAACTCGGTGATCTTCGGAGCGCCTTCACACTGATGATTATGCGGGCCGCGCCAGATCTGGAAGAACCCGAGCATGAGGCTCTCGTAAGCCACGGCATCCAGATTATAGAGCTGGGGGGTCATGCCGACCTCCGGGTCGGGTGGATCGAGCCGGTCCGCGCCGGCCCACACCACCGGCTGTCCCGGCTGCCAGTTGAGTCCGGTGCGGTACTCCGCCTGATCCCAGTCGTTCCCCTCGATGAACCGGTCCGCCTCCCAGTAGTGCCGCGACCGACCGCGGAAGGCGGAACGTATACTGAAGACCCATTTTTTACGGAAGGGATTGTAGAACATCGTGCTGCGATCCCCGGTCGGACCGCTGCGATCGAACTCGCCCCAATGAATCCCGTCGGGCGAGGTAAAACACATCGCACCCAGCTCCATCCCGCCGCCGGGTTCACGGACAAAGATCTTGTAGCGCGCGTCCGGGTCGTCCGTCCACCAGTCGCGCACCACCGTCCATGAATCCGGCCTGAGTCCCATCGGAATCACCTGATTATAGCCGGGCAGGATGTCCAGCTCCGGCCGGTGCCAGTCGATCCCGTTCGTACTGGTCGCGTAACAGACCGTGCCCAGCCAGCCCGCCTCGTACCACAGTTCAAAGATCTCCCGTTCCGGGTTCCACCACAGCCCGCCGCTCTTCGGAGAGGCCACGGCGAGACCGTTCCCCGGCCCGGCCTCGAGGTCGTTCTGCGGCTCGAGCACGGGATTACCGGCATACTTTTCCGGATAGTGGAAGGTGCGTTCGAGATCGGTATCCTCGATCAGGAAATCGTCGACGAACAACTGGCGGCCGAGATCGATGGCTACGACCGCGGGCGGATGATCCAGGTACGGCACCGGCATGGGATCGGTCGATCTCGGATCGACATACGAAGGCGGCCACTCCTCCGGAAGGCGGATGCCGTTGTAGAGCATTTCGCCGCGGTTGTCCTCCCACGAGGGCCGCTGCCAGGCTACGGCGCTCCGGAATCCGAGCAGCACCGTCCATTTGGAGAAATCATAGCGTTCGCCGACCTTCACCGCCTTCCGGTAAATGCGCACCCGATTGGCGCTCATGTCGCCGAACAGCTGGAAGAGTCCGGGATTCTCCACTCGGGCAAATCCCCGCGCCTCCAGTTCTTCGTATCGCGCGCTGTTGTACGCATCGGACTCGGGGGTCAGGGCAAAGAGGAGACCGTCTTCCGCCACCACGATCGAATCGCTGCTGATCGGATTGCGCAGAAATTTCAGTCCCCGCAGCCTGTCCGGACACTCGGCGACCGTGTAGTTGCGGTCGGTGAAAATCACGGCCCCGGGCTCAAAGACCGCGACGCCGGTCGCCGGATCGAAATCCCCCCGCACCTCGATGACCGCACCCGGCGCCCCGGTCAGCGCCGCCCCGAAGGCCGCCGCCCCCGGCACGGCCGCGAGCAGGACTCCTGTTATAAGCAACGATATCCTCATCAGCATAACATCACACTCCCTGCCTTTAGCGAATCTCACTCAACCGTCACCCGAAAAAAAGCCCGCCGATGGTTCTCCATATACGGGGACCAGTCCATCGTCTCCCGCCCCGTCCCGCTGCGCCTGAGCACGGACCAACCGGTATCCGCCCAGTTCACGAGATCGGTCGAGACCGCCACGCGGTATTCGATCCCGTCGAGGGCTTACCATGATCCAGTCGAGGCGGAGTCGCGCCGGATCCGCAGCCGATCATCCGGATCGGCGGGATCCGTGCCCGTGCGGTATTCTTCGCCGTCCGTCACGCCGTCGCCATCGAAATCGGCCTCGGGGCTCAGCCCGGCCGTCCCGGGCGCAAAGCCGTGTTCCCAGGCGTCGGGCAGTCCGTCGCCGTCCGTGTCGATCCCGCTCGTGGCGACGATCGCCGCGCCCAGGTCGCGACCGATCTGCAGCAGGGCTCCGCTCGTAAAATGCAGTTTCCCCTCATCGTATCCGGCGGAGACGGAGTAGACCGCCCCCGTCGTCGACGTCGCTGCAGCGTTGGGGTCGGCGGCGGTGACGGACTCCTGCGCGGCGAGGACAAGGTCCCACTGCGCCAGGCGGTTGGTATCCGTACTGCCCGCGACCTGGTTGGGCGAGAGTTTGGAGAGCGCGAAGGTCACGTCGGATCCAAAGGTGGCGCGCACATCGGCAATGAAGTCGGTCAGGTGCTGCGCATACTCCTGGCCCCGGTTCTCCAGCGCGTCGGATTCCCCCTGGACCCAGCCCATGCCGAGGACCTCGACGTCGTGCCGCGGATAGGTGTGACGCAGCGCGGCAATCGCCCGCCAGGCGGTCTCCTGAAAGATGCGGTAGATGTTGCCGTCGGCGGAACGATCGGCCGTCCCGTCCGCCTTCCAGTCGTCCGGATCGTAGAGGCTGGTTCCACCGTGCGCGAACTTGGTCACCGCCACCTCGACACCGGGAATCGAAATCCGGTCGCGCACCTCGCGGCCGAGGCTCAACTCGGGTCCGAACCGGCAGATGGGGGTGTTGGTCAATTCGGGATAGTGGCCGTGGGGTTTGACGACGGTGTTCGCCGTGCCCGACTGGAGTTTGATGAGGTGGTTTTCGGGCAGGTATCCGGTCCCGGCAATATCGTAGAGCAGATAGACATCGTTCTGGACCTCC
It contains:
- a CDS encoding sugar phosphorylase translates to MIKSLCTATMLRMRQRFNRLYGPARADHCLERIAAMVGRYGVGYGIPPASRERWSERTSVLITYADTVRRADEAPLKTLKHFLDRHLREAIDTVHVLPFFPYSSDDGFSITDYRAVHRDHGDWGDLRALGRDYGLMFDLVLNHVSRKSEWFRDYRNGVAPLREFFIESDPDADLSAVVRPRSKPLLHPVKTVDGEKHVWTTFSEDQIDLDFSNPDVLFEFLDLVLFYLSQGARILRLDAIAYLWKVPGTPCIHLPQTHATVKLIRDLLDMVAPEALILTETNVPHEENLSYFGDGDEAHMVYQFSLPPLLLHALRRETGKHLTAWAAGLPELPEGQTFFNFTASHDGIGLRPLQGLLDDAELALLVDDIRRLGGHVSTRRREDGTDSPYELNIALYDALGDPDRPDEEAQIRAFLCAQTLPLALRGVPALYFHSFTATRNYTEGVEATGRARTINRYRWDEDDLTERLADPRSRTTRVLDELRRRLKLRARQPAFHPDSPQRVVDLGPECFALVRGPFGKGPPVAALSNLTARTITVRLDPAVPELNGPRPCVDLLSGTRFSGSAKEIELAPRQTVWLARR
- a CDS encoding sulfatase-like hydrolase/transferase; the encoded protein is MNRRMIATLAGAWLALQCHAAPRPERPNMVLFVVDDLGWRDTGAYGSRYYETPTIDRLAEEGVRFTRAYAAAAMCSPTRAALMTGRNPARLHLTNWIPGWNAGRALPLREPDWTPFLKLDETTLAEVFHAHGYATGHIGKWHLGDGAARTADHHGFEVNVGGYWEPGGGGRPYTYFSPYRNPMLPDGPAGEYLTDRLTDEALAFMDAHAQEPFFLHLSHFAVHAPLQGKPELERKYYAKPRLDQRAGDRTARYAAMIESVDESLARVLAKLGELGLAEKTVVVFTSDNGGLHLATSNAPLRAGKATAYEGGLRIPLIFRAPGTVRPGTVCDEPVITHDLYPTLLGLAGLEDAKGHEIDGLDLTPLLRGTGGLARESLHWHFPHYHPYSPPYSVILRGRWKLIEYLEDNALELYDLENDPGEEHNLARSHAEKAEALHRRLAAWREEVGAQMPTPDPAFDPEQGESVPVMGCTPVPKPSPDVSGSAPRRERLLNRGWTFTYGEGPETDVLSRYVKARRFKGTSADVGYDDSDWRALDLPHDFVVEGRIGAEHNFVRGGLPYGVGYYRRTWVLPAEAEGRRIALRFDGVYRNAQIFVNGFRVHEEFSGYTPFEVDISDFVFFGGTNAVLVRADASVNEGWWYEGGGIYRDVHLIETDPVHIPMGGIFVHATPEEDDTWALDLRTEVASRRHEDAEVAVRWRILDPAGAEAGIVEGAVVVPAGGDAEKVAKTELHAPVLWDLRDPRRYTLITSIHDAKGRVLDKVRTRFGVRDIRFDAERGCFLNGRPVKLKGACLHQDHAGIGIAVDRAVWRYRLERLQSMGCNAVRIHHYPPPDVAELADEMGMFLYAENRILSSASQYRHDLAVLVRTLRNHPSVLLWCVGNEENRPFGTDLFPQRILKELMFEIDRHDPYRPVIVARNNGGFDWPSFRLVDIAGFNYFFDQMAAYERDGQPVLSAESGSAVATRGVYADDRERGLLASYDRKGVAWGDSSQRVIEFAMSHPFAGGTFIWTGLDYRGEPTPFGWPNVSSSFGVMDLCGFPKDAFYLYKAWWDDEPVLHLLPHWTWPGREGEPIRVCAYSNSEEVELFVNGESCGRRAVPRYGYPEWEVAYAPGVLEAVGYRDGEEVRRERVSTAGEATKINARASKLNLAGDGRDAVVVELRIFDEAGTVVPRADHELFFETSGPIELIGVGNGDPTRHASDQIPRCRAFHGCAQVILRSRVHDGGEDAEAVLTVAAEGLATRRVRFRVHPGDLSARVPAHVTDTRNLFFRAREAPGSAPATGPQTIEEMMKETAGIEQIEPE
- a CDS encoding malic enzyme-like NAD(P)-binding protein, with product MKQDQNRCDSLEYHSEPRPGKLEVRSTKPCATQRDLSLAYSPHVAWPCREIEADPEAVYRYTGKANTVAVVSDGTAVLGLGRIGPHAGLPVMEGKAVLFKRFADIDALPICLSGVHRGDRTDPDRLIETVERLEPTFGGINLEDIGAPACFEVERQLKKTMPIPVFHDDQHGTAIICMAGIFNSLELTGRRIEETRFVVNGAGAAGVACIDLCISAGARRENVVLCDSKGVIYRGREEGMTPEKERLAAETDARTLADALKDADIFMGLSVADCVDRDMIRSMNDEPIVFAMANPDPEITPDAAWEAGAAVVGTGRSDYPNQVNNVLGFPGIFRGALDVRASAINEEMKRAAARALADLARAEVPGDVREELAAVYPEDAAAGMFDGDAPLGSRYVIPKPFDPRVVPAVARGVAEAAVRSGVARLPALDWDAYEREVTARLAGRG